The DNA region aaaaaatgctgataaaatgaaaagacaggAAGGCATAAAGTGTATCCTTGGCAGCTGGGCGTGgtcgcgcacgcctttaatcccagcactcgggaggcagaggcaggcggatcgctgtgagttcgaggccagcctggtctacaaagtgagttcaggacagccaaggccaccctgtctcgaaaaaccaaaaaccaaaccaaaccaaaccaaaaaaaagtgtAGCCCTGCCAATATGTGGCTCTGCAGACTCTGGGGTCAGAGTTGTGGGGAGTGAAgcctcttgggggtgggggcaggaagccTGGGTCCCTTACTTTGGCCCCCTAGGAGAGCCCTGGGGCACAGGAAAGGTGGCACTTTGTGTACTTTCCTTGGCTCAAGTGTAGATTGCTCCAGGCTAGGTCTCGGAGAATGTTGATGAGGACAGTGAGAACAAGAGTCCCTCTCCcggcaggctggggagatggctctgtggtaagagcacttgtgagttcaaatccccagccctCCTGTGTGCCTGAAAACCCAGAATCTCTTTCCTCAGGATGGCTTAGTCTGAGGGACTACCCCAACACTTTTACAAGGCGACATGTCCCAATAGCGATGGTAACCCGATGCTGTTGCTCACGCCTAgaacccagcactccagaggctgaggcagatcaAAGGGGCCAGATCAAAGGGGGTCCTCCCCCTAAAAATCTGTTAACAGAGCAGCCAGGGCCCCTGTTGCCTGTCCTCCCTCTTATTTCTCTAGGAAATGGCTGCAAGGGTGAGACTTCAGGAGGATCCAGGACAGAGGACTCCAAGGACAAGGGGCACTTGTAACCCCGTATTTGCCTGATTCACGTGGCTCTAGGACCCCTTATTTCTGGAATTATTCAGATCTTGCCCTCCTTAACCACTAATAAACTTCATCTTAGAAAATAAGCTCAtcagccgggcatagtggtgcacgcttttaatcctagcactccaggaggcagaggcaggtggatcgctgtgagttgggggctagcctggtctacagagcgagtccaggacagccaaggctacacagagagagaccctatctcgaaaaaaacaaaaaacaaaacaaaaccaaaaataaataaattaattaaataaaaaaagcccGACTGCCACAGCCGGGCCTCCGAGGAAGCCAGGCAGGTGGCAGTGTGGGGAGAGCTGCTCCAAGGAAAGGaggtgggcagggcagaagaAGCCTTGGCTTGGCAGAAAGAGGAAACTGGGTGTAGGTCtggtttcccctccttcccacaCAGGCTCCATCGCAAGGCAGTTTCATTCTTAGTTCAGTTCTTGCACTGGGTCAGCTGCTTCCCAGCTCCTGTATTCCTCCACCCAAGTCAGAGGACCAAGCTAGGCCCAAGCTTGTATCTTCAGATCTTGGTGGGAGGTAAAGGGAGCCCGGAATAAGATAACCAGGGCAGCtcagccttgttggagaagataCAAGGGCCTCACCTATGCTGGGCAACCGCTTTGCCGCTGAGGGGCAGCCGCAGCCTTAGGTAGTATGAactcagacccccccccccatacacaccaTAGTGAGAAGCCAGTGATCGGTTGGGCGACCTTAGTCCCACACAccctcctcagggctggggtAAATTTCACTTCTCTTGTGGCATGGACAGGTGGCATTGGCCCCTGTGTCCCTGGAACTCAAGTTGCACAGCTGAAATTTCACCCTCAGAATGAGAAAATGGACGTCCGAGGAAACCTCGTCCCCAGCCCGTTCTAACCCAGACACACGTGTGCATCCGTGTCCACTCCCTGCTGGGCCTGGGAGCAGGCGGCCTGAGCATAGGGCGCAGGCTGCCTACACGTAAGAGCTCCTTACTGGGGCCTTAAGGCTCACCTCCTCCTTCTGACTAGGGAGTTGACCCGGAGTAGGTAGGAAAAGGCGATAGTGGGTCAGGCATCAGCAAAAGCAacggattttttttcttttttctttttttggattgAGGTAAATTAAAAAAACGCTTTATCCTGCAACATTTAAAGAGTCtgtggcccccaaaattccagATTCACCGCCCCCCCGTCCTTCACATGAGGCTCTTCCGGTATTGACTGTGCTGGGAGGTCTGTCTGAGGTGGGAGTCAGGGGTGTGCAGGTCCATCTGTCTGTACAGGTCTCTCAGCTCCCTGACTTCCTGCAGCACCCTCTTCGCCTGGCTCCAGTTGGACGAAGcctctcccagcagcctctcGGTCTCCAGCAGTAGCTGCTCCGACTCGGAGTCGGGCGGAGACTGTGGGGGGTCCTTGGCCTTCCGCTTGCCGTCCCCCAGTCCCTGAGCCTCCGCCAGCAGCTCCTGAGTCTTCTCAAGTTTCCTTGCTACCAGCTCCTGGATCCGGGACAGCTGCCccggcggggcgggggcgggggcttCCTCGGCTCGGAGGTGGAGCGGGCGGGCTGGGGCAGTGTCCCTCTGGGATAGGATCTCCTCCAGGGAGGCACAGCGGCTCTTCTCTGGAGCGGGCAGCTTCTTCGGTGCTTGGGGGGTGTAGGTGGCTCCCTTCTCTGGTTTTCCCCAAGGCCGAGAAAGGCTGCTCGCTCGATGTGCCGAGGGCTGGACGCGGTCTGAGTCTGCTCTCCGACGACTGCCGGCCAGCTGCGCCACGGACTTGTCCAGATCGACCCGAAAGCTCTCGGCACAGGAGGCTGGCTCCTCCGGGGAAGGGTCTTCTATCAGGTCTAATGTTAGCATCCCGTCTGAGGTAGAGGTCGAAGCCTGGTcgggaaaaaaatgtgaaaggcGCAGTGAATGCGGAGTGCAAGCCTTTCTCAGCTTGCCTTCCCTGGAGGAGACCCTTCCAGCCCAACCCCTCCCCTTTGCAGTTTCCGGCCCCTCGGATGAGGATTTGAGTGTTGtttgtgctctgtgctctgtgctctgtgccctGCTACCAGCTTCCCCAGGAGAGTCTACGTCTGTGTTGTGGACCCTTTAAGCATCACATGGGAGATACAGACAGAGGAGGGTGCTCTACCCTGTCCTCTCAGCCACAGCCTAGCCTGCTCTGATATTTGACCTCTGAATTTATGCCTTGTAATAaaacttgtcttctttcttttgatttttcaagacagggtttctttgtgtagccttggctgtcctggactcactctgtagaccaggttggcctcgaactcacagtgatccacctgcctctgcctcccgagtactgggattaaagacgcgtgccaccacgcctggtggcTTATTTCTTAAGTGCTATAATTTAGCAGAAGTGGTAAAGGGAATTGGGTACTTTCTATGCTGCACGTGTGCTGTGCTGACCATTTCTCACAGAAACCCTTTCCCGCAGGAGCCCTCAGTGCCTGGCTTTCCAGGCTACAGACCCACTTTAGGGTCTGCTCTGCTGACTTCAGGGCCTgtgctgctcctcctgtgtgGGCAGCCTCTCCCCCTAGACTTGGAGCAAGGATGAAGGGGAGAAACCTTGCCTTCACTCAGTAGAGGGTTTGCTGTGGGAGTATGTAGCACCTACCATCACCCACCAGGGTGGCTGGCCACCAACTGCTCCCAACACTTCTATCCTTCACCTTCCTAGGGCTATTTCTCATTTCCTCAGAAGTTACTGAGAACAGAGATGTCTGGTGGCAGGGTGCTAAGTAAGCCATTTTAATTTGGAGGAACTAGGCAGGGGCGTGGGGTGGAGCGGCCTCCTGAGCCTTTGGCCGTAGCTATCAGGACTCCCACTGGTGCTCCTGCTTGTACGTGGTTCAGATGGACCGACCTGCACAGAACTGGCCCCCAGGCAATGTTTGCCTTCTTGCAGTTTTAACATACCACAGCCATGAGGTGTCCCCGAGTTGGGGGGCGGCGGGAGTGTTGGATTTTCGCTCTGTCTCGAGTAGGGTGGGCAAGATAGCTGTCCTCCTCAACAGTGACCTGAAGAGATGTGCTTTAGGGCTCTATCCCAGCCGGGTGACTCCTAACGTGACTGGGCAACAGGCCCATCCCACCAACCCCTCCTGAGCAGGGCCCCAGACACATGGATTTACGGACCCAGTTGAACCAAGGCTGCCTCAAACATCATGAAGTTGGGGGGACAAGTCAGCAGAGAAAAGAGTtaaaagagggtgtgtgtgtgtggaaatggaCAACAGGGCCTTTAAAGAAGCCGAGAAAGTAGAGCTGGGGGGAACTAAAGGGGCCCCTCCTCTAGTGAGTCACAGCTTGCCTTCCACCCCAGCACCCCCTTCCCGGAACAGGTCCCTGACCTCATCCAAGATCCGGTTCTTAGCTCTGGTGATGGCGGAGCTCAGGGCGTTGATCCACGACTCCTTTTCTTCAGGGCTCACAGCCAGGAAGATCAGGTTGGGTGCCTGTGGGGGGAGGCACTCTTGTTTTAGCTAAAGTTTTACAAATAAATTAGAcctgccccccaccctccactctctccccccaaaaaaaagagaaagaaaaaggactggGAGTCTCTTTCCCTTACAACTAGCTCTGCAAGGAGAGACTCTTTGGGGCTCATCAACGGTTCAAAGAAATCCCTGATCGATCCGCTCCTGCAGAACGTGCCCCATTGTGTTagaagaggtggaggaaaagCTGAGAGACACTGGATTTGGAGATGATACTGGGGGCAATTAGGGGAGGTGTGACAAGGCTTCTGTGTCTGAAGACACAGAATGTGACAAGCGTGGCTTCCCTGGGAACTTCAACCCTGCATCAGGGCACAAGGATCAATAACTTCTTCTAAGAGAAAATATGTGTACACACGGTAGgggtgtgtttgcatgtgtgcgtgtgcgcatgcgcgcgcgtgtgtaagtgtgtaaagggggtgggggggggtagaaaAAGATATCTTTATGGCTGAACAGGATTCAGGCTGGCCTGCCCTGAGGAAAGGAAGTGGTCGGAATATTCTCCAGTTAACTAATGAGTGCCAAAGGGAGGATAAATCTGAGTCCTACAGCCAAGACTGCCTAGCCCTTCGGTGGCCAGGGCAGCGCACCTACCGTGGAGCCCGGCTGCTTGCATCGGGCCAGGGTGAacttgctgtggttttttttgcTCCTGCTCTTGGATTTCCGGAGCTCTTCACACTTCTCATAGTCACTGAGATCAAACACCTCCTGACtggttttctcatcttttacctAGGGGAGGTTTGGGGTGTGAGAAGGGTAAAATTATTCCGCTTCTCCTCCTGAGGAAAGGGCAGTGTGGCCGAGCAGGGAGCCCTCCCACCCACAGGGTGTAACTGGGAGTGGGACTGAGACCCAGTTCCTGTGTGGGGATGTTCAGCCCCCTCCCCACAAGCTACCATCCCATGACCCTCATGGTGTCTCTGAAGGACATAGCGTGCAAGTCCTTAAAGGGACATGGTGAACGGGCTGCTCTGGTCATTCCAAGTAAGGAAGACTATTAACAGCCATGGCAAGGTGAGGAAGGCAGCCATCATCTGGAAAAGGGACTTGCCTCAGGCCTCAGGCAATACTGTGCATCACCAGAGCGTTCCTTCCCACCTGGTCTCTCTTCTAAGACAGGGCCTTATAAATTTTCCCTGATCGGCAGGCTGTGCCCCTCTCTTCTACTTGGTTGGAAATAGGCCAGGAATGAGTGGGTCATGTGTCCCGGGAAAAGGTTGAAACTAAGCAAATGTGGATTGGTAGCCCCATGTTTCCCTTGGCAGCTGCCTACAAGCTTGTAGTTGATCTATTCCCTTTGGTTTGCTCATCACacgtgctggggtggggtgggggttggagggggtgtgggggaggcaCATTTACCAATCTCCATTTGTCTGGCAAGGTTTGTTTCTCCTCTTTCTAGGGCTCCCTGACTTTTTTTGGCTGGAAAGTGACCTTAAGAGGCCTTAAACATCAAGGCGGACATGGGACAAGGTGCCACAGGGAACATTCCAGAACAGTTCACAGGAACTGTGGGATGTGGGATGATACGTCAACCTCCTCTCCAGAGAGGCTatcagcagaggccagaaagcttggagaggaaagagctgGTGTGTGCAGTCAGGGGAAGGGCTTACTTGTTCTGCTTTCCCaggggaagggcagggaaggggaggggaggggagaggaggggaggggaggggaggaagctcTCCTGGCTGGGACATGGCTGATAAGGCATTCTGGGAGCAGGAGGTGTTGACAGAGGTTAGGAGTGGCACCGGGTGAGGCAGGCAGCAGAATATGTAGATGCCGGTGCCCAGAAAAGACAGATACTCTGGCATCTTGTTCTCTGTTGTAGTCCGTCTTTTCTGTCACACTCAAGTCCCGAAGTCTTATTTTTGACTACATCTTCCAAATTAACCCTTCCTTCTCATGGTCCACAAGCACAGTTGGCACTGCTTTCACGCTGACTTCCTCTACGATGGAGGCACCCTAATGTGTGGGTCTGTTCCTCCATCTGGGCCTCGGACCTAAGACACCCCCGGCCCTCTTTAATTGAAAGAGTGCCCTTGGGGGTTAAGGAATGACCCACAACAGGGCCTCACAGGGCGCTGCACAGAAAGGCTTCTCTGGGTGGAGGAAGCTGTGGAGGCCTTGTTCTCCCAAGGAAGGaagactgaggtgggaggatcaggaacgctttctttctttttttgtatcttCAATCTACTGGTTTTCTGCTACTTTTGTTTACAGGCAGAATAAATGGTGTCCTGTGGCAGCTTCCCTTTTAGCCCAGGCCCGCTGGACCATGGAATTGACTCTGAACAAGGGTCAGAGTCCGGTGTGGTTCCCTGTTTTCCAATGCCCTTCCCAGTAGGGGGCATCTGGCCCCAGGTCTAGTCAGATGCTCCTGACTCAGAGGGCAGCAGACACTGTAGGCTGAGGTCATTCTGTCCTGGCTCTGCTCTGCAGCCCTCCCTTCACACACACGGTTATTAACAAACTAAccatgctttgttttttgtttttggccccaagttttgtcttttggacaaagaaaagggggaaaaaaaaaaaaaaggccacgtTCTGTTTCCTTTAGCCTTTCACTGTCCTCTGGTTTCTCGTCTGGCTTGTGGGAAGGCCTGACTTGATGCTCACTGCATTTCCTGCCATTATGAAGTTCAGGGAAGACAGGAGATACAACACAGTGACACTTGCTGCTGGCTTTtttagaataaacaaaacaaaagaagcaagcaagaaaatCGCGGGAAGAGCTCTCTCTGTAGGGCTAGATAGATAGCGGTGACCCTGAAAAGGAAACTCTGGGCCACGTCTTCCCTCAGCTGGCTCTCAAGCCTCTCCAAACCCCTGTCTAGGCCCTCTGGGGCTCACGGCTAGTTAGCACTCTCCGCTGCCTCAGTAGACAGTTTTCGGACGAGTGCAAGTGTTGTCTGCTTCAACACCATAAAAGGACTTATTCACCCAAGTACAACGGCAGAGTGCAAGTGTCTCGTGCCGAAAGCAGAACAGGGTTAGAGCTCAGGGAGGGGTtcctggttggttggttctggGCAAGGGCACACGGGCCAGGGAGGAAGGACCAGTCTAAAAGGGACACAAGCTGTCCAGCATGCTCTGGGGACAGCCACAGGGAAGCAAGccccgtttttgttttttctttttttcagcgTTCTCTCTAATGATTCAAGATTTAGGGCTTTACAAAAGGGGaaaggggcgggggtggtggtggtggtgcctgcGATTCCATGACCCGGCTCTAGATTCTGACCCAACGTGGTCAACTACAGAGCCAAAGCCACGCAGACACTCACAGATGCTCACAGTC from Acomys russatus chromosome 15, mAcoRus1.1, whole genome shotgun sequence includes:
- the Plekho1 gene encoding pleckstrin homology domain-containing family O member 1 isoform X2 translates to MKKSGSRKRGPPDGNHHSAAPEKVGWVRKFCGKGIFREIWKNRYVVLKGDQLYVSEKEVKDEKTSQEVFDLSDYEKCEELRKSKSRSKKNHSKFTLARCKQPGSTAPNLIFLAVSPEEKESWINALSSAITRAKNRILDEASTSTSDGMLTLDLIEDPSPEEPASCAESFRVDLDKSVAQLAGSRRRADSDRVQPSAHRASSLSRPWGKPEKGATYTPQAPKKLPAPEKSRCASLEEILSQRDTAPARPLHLRAEEAPAPAPPGQLSRIQELVARKLEKTQELLAEAQGLGDGKRKAKDPPQSPPDSESEQLLLETERLLGEASSNWSQAKRVLQEVRELRDLYRQMDLHTPDSHLRQTSQHSQYRKSLM
- the Plekho1 gene encoding pleckstrin homology domain-containing family O member 1 isoform X1, whose product is MKKSGSRKRGPPDGNHHSAAPEKVGWVRKFCGKGIFREIWKNRYVVLKGDQLYVSEKEVKDEKTSQEVFDLSDYEKCEELRKSKSRSKKNHSKFTLARCKQPGSTAPNLIFLAVSPEEKESWINALSSAITRAKNRILDEVTVEEDSYLAHPTRDRAKIQHSRRPPTRGHLMAVASTSTSDGMLTLDLIEDPSPEEPASCAESFRVDLDKSVAQLAGSRRRADSDRVQPSAHRASSLSRPWGKPEKGATYTPQAPKKLPAPEKSRCASLEEILSQRDTAPARPLHLRAEEAPAPAPPGQLSRIQELVARKLEKTQELLAEAQGLGDGKRKAKDPPQSPPDSESEQLLLETERLLGEASSNWSQAKRVLQEVRELRDLYRQMDLHTPDSHLRQTSQHSQYRKSLM